A region from the Pelobates fuscus isolate aPelFus1 chromosome 1, aPelFus1.pri, whole genome shotgun sequence genome encodes:
- the SOWAHC gene encoding ankyrin repeat domain-containing protein SOWAHC → MTCPTGGGRQSDMGELSREALVRFLSERGGRAPNQQLVEQFRPLLSEPPARQRFKDLVNEVGTVRAEAGVRFVCLRRQYREPGVRPGEGAALSPELPSISVTPDTESRPTPPGSPELCPPSVRTPRGSRRGARDPVSPQLRRPGVLLRTRDSDSSSSVSGNEEEDGGGSVSGPPAALDPLEHAWMLSSCRARWDSLQELLGTEPGLIARRDFITGFSCLHWAAKHGQHELLAALLTHARQHRVPVNINARAAGGYTALHLAAMHGHLEVIKLLVGAYDADLEIRDYSGRKAWQYLSPNTARDVQRLLGGLPGEEEEEEDGGSSGTGRWRLSKVLPSQLIVHRLSQLPEDEQDGAATGKSRVDISRKGSGGRGKNRMNKIRFRTQIIHSNLSVKDNEEEEDRVLKSPMRHRPKSNVFG, encoded by the coding sequence ATGACCTGTCCCACCGGCGGCGGCCGGCAGTCAGACATGGGCGAGCTGAGCCGGGAGGCGCTGGTCCGGTTCCTGTCGGAgcggggcggccgggcccccaacCAGCAGCTGGTGGAGCAGTTCCGGCCGCTGCTGTCAGAGCCGCCCGCCCGGCAGAGATTCAAGGACCTAGTGAACGAGGTGGGCACGGTGCGGGCGGAGGCCGGGGTGAGGTTCGTGTGTCTGCGGAGGCAGTACCGGGAGCCCGGGGTCCGGCCCGGAGAGGGAGCCGCTCTGTCCCCGGAGCTCCCCAGCATCTCGGTCACCCCGGACACCGAGAGCCGCCCAACCCCCCCGGGCTCCCCCGAGCTCTGCCCGCCCTCCGTACGCACTCCCCGCGGCAGCCGCAGAGGGGCCCGGGACCCCGTGTctccccagctccgccggccggGCGTGCTGCTCCGGACCCGGGACTCGGACAGCTCGTCCTCCGTGTCCGGGAacgaggaggaggatggcgggggCTCGGTGTCTGGCCCCCCGGCCGCCCTGGACCCCCTGGAGCACGCCTGGATGCTGAGCTCGTGCCGGGCCCGCTGGGACAGCCTGCAGGAACTGCTCGGTACCGAGCCCGGACTCATCGCCCGCCGGGACTTCATCACCGGCTTCTCCTGCCTGCACTGGGCCGCCAAGCACGGGCAGCACGAGCTCCTGGCCGCCCTGCTCACACACGCCCGCCAGCACCGGGTGCCCGTCAACATCAACGCCCGGGCGGCCGGAGGGTACACGGCGCTGCACCTGGCCGCCATGCACGGGCACCTGGAGGTCATCAAGCTGCTGGTCGGAGCCTACGATGCCGACCTGGAGATCAGGGACTACAGCGGCCGCAAAGCCTGGCAATACCTGAGCCCCAACACCGCCCGGGATGTGCAGCGCCTGCTGGGGGGTCTAccgggagaagaggaggaggaagaggatgggGGCTCCTCTGGTACCGGCCGCTGGCGGCTCTCCAAAGTACTCCCTAGCCAGCTCATCGTCCACCGCCTCTCCCAGCTACCGGAGGACGAGCAGGACGGAGCGGCCACCGGGAAAAGCAGAGTGGACATCAGCAGGAAAGGATCCGGGGGGAGAGGGAAGAACAGGATGAACAAAATCCGATTTA